A DNA window from Acanthochromis polyacanthus isolate Apoly-LR-REF ecotype Palm Island unplaced genomic scaffold, KAUST_Apoly_ChrSc contig30, whole genome shotgun sequence contains the following coding sequences:
- the LOC127532871 gene encoding lymphokine-activated killer T-cell-originated protein kinase homolog isoform X2 produces the protein MTSTIASSVEDSFKTPKTVRPRSRNSGGTPITIPASPFMKKLGCGTGVNVYLLNRMEKLNASPWAVKKINSKCAAKQVAVYQQRLNEEAEVLKGINHPNIVGFRAFATAKDGSKCLAMEYGGEQSLNDVIEKRKKDSLKAFPAANIEKVALHVARSLQYLHNEKKLLHGDMKSCNVVIKGNFETVKICDIGVSLQLDENMRGSVE, from the exons ATGACCTCCACTATCGCATCCAGCGTCGAAGACTCATTTAAAACCCCGAAAACTGTAAGACCGAGGAGCCGAAACAGCGGCGGTACCCCCATCACCATCCCTGCCTCACCTTTCATGAAGAAGCTGGGATGTGGGACTGGAGTCAATGTTTACCTCCTGAACAG GATGGAAAAGCTGAATGCGTCACCTTGGGCTGTTAAGAAGATCAACAGTAAATGTGCAGCCAAACAGGTGGCTGTTTACCAGCAGCGCCTCAATGAGGAGGCGGAAGTCCTGAAGGGAATCAATCACCCAAACATTGTTG GTTTCCGTGCCTTTGCCACGGCTAAAGACGGCTCCAAATGTCTGGCCATGGAGTACGGAGGAGAGCAATCCCTCAATGATGTGatagagaagaggaagaaggacaGTCTGAAGGCTTTCCCTGCCGCCAACATAGAGAAAGTGGCGCTGCATGTGGCCCGCAGCCTGCAG tatctgcacaatgagaagaagctgctgcacgGCGACATGAAGTCATGCAATGTGGTCATCAAAGGCAACTTTGAGACGGTGAAAATCTGTGACATcggtgtttctctgcagctggaTGAGAACATGAGAG gctctgtagaataa
- the LOC127532871 gene encoding lymphokine-activated killer T-cell-originated protein kinase homolog isoform X1: protein MTSTIASSVEDSFKTPKTVRPRSRNSGGTPITIPASPFMKKLGCGTGVNVYLLNRMEKLNASPWAVKKINSKCAAKQVAVYQQRLNEEAEVLKGINHPNIVGFRAFATAKDGSKCLAMEYGGEQSLNDVIEKRKKDSLKAFPAANIEKVALHVARSLQYLHNEKKLLHGDMKSCNVVIKGNFETVKICDIGVSLQLDENMRGELGFSVMKTSA, encoded by the exons ATGACCTCCACTATCGCATCCAGCGTCGAAGACTCATTTAAAACCCCGAAAACTGTAAGACCGAGGAGCCGAAACAGCGGCGGTACCCCCATCACCATCCCTGCCTCACCTTTCATGAAGAAGCTGGGATGTGGGACTGGAGTCAATGTTTACCTCCTGAACAG GATGGAAAAGCTGAATGCGTCACCTTGGGCTGTTAAGAAGATCAACAGTAAATGTGCAGCCAAACAGGTGGCTGTTTACCAGCAGCGCCTCAATGAGGAGGCGGAAGTCCTGAAGGGAATCAATCACCCAAACATTGTTG GTTTCCGTGCCTTTGCCACGGCTAAAGACGGCTCCAAATGTCTGGCCATGGAGTACGGAGGAGAGCAATCCCTCAATGATGTGatagagaagaggaagaaggacaGTCTGAAGGCTTTCCCTGCCGCCAACATAGAGAAAGTGGCGCTGCATGTGGCCCGCAGCCTGCAG tatctgcacaatgagaagaagctgctgcacgGCGACATGAAGTCATGCAATGTGGTCATCAAAGGCAACTTTGAGACGGTGAAAATCTGTGACATcggtgtttctctgcagctggaTGAGAACATGAGAGGTGAGCTTGGTTTTTCAGTAATGAAAACAAGCGCTTAG